In one window of Niallia sp. Man26 DNA:
- a CDS encoding GerAB/ArcD/ProY family transporter, whose protein sequence is MEIKRIGSLELASMIILFQLGSSIVLGMGMEAGKDAWIAIGISTLIGIAIHFCYIALYRAGGASKTFTNILQEAFSRPLGIFLAGLYYLYFLYLAARVTADFAFFINEVLLWSVRAWVIKLSILLLVAYVCYLGIETLGRSSEALTLMMISFLLLVIVSMFFLEEFDLNNLRPILENGYSPIIKAVFPTLITFPFGEVIVFLCYYQYVKSFPSFQKHGWLAVLISGFILMVISILNIGFLTAELAKFFIFPFMKTIEHINF, encoded by the coding sequence ATGGAGATCAAAAGAATAGGATCATTAGAATTAGCATCCATGATTATTTTGTTTCAGTTGGGAAGTTCTATAGTATTAGGCATGGGAATGGAAGCGGGGAAAGATGCCTGGATTGCAATCGGGATAAGCACGCTGATTGGGATAGCCATCCATTTCTGTTATATAGCTTTATATAGAGCAGGCGGTGCAAGCAAAACCTTCACAAATATTTTACAGGAAGCTTTTAGTCGTCCGTTGGGCATTTTTTTAGCTGGATTATACTATCTGTATTTTTTATATTTAGCTGCTAGGGTGACAGCTGATTTTGCTTTTTTTATTAATGAAGTGCTTTTGTGGAGTGTTAGAGCTTGGGTTATTAAATTATCCATCCTTTTGTTAGTGGCATATGTTTGCTATTTAGGAATAGAGACATTGGGGAGATCTTCGGAAGCTTTAACTTTAATGATGATTTCTTTTCTACTGTTGGTTATCGTCTCCATGTTTTTCCTTGAAGAATTCGACTTAAACAATTTAAGGCCCATCTTAGAAAATGGTTATAGCCCAATCATAAAAGCTGTATTTCCGACCTTAATCACTTTTCCATTTGGTGAAGTAATCGTTTTCCTTTGTTATTATCAGTATGTAAAGTCCTTTCCTTCCTTCCAAAAGCACGGCTGGCTGGCGGTCCTTATTTCTGGATTCATTCTTATGGTCATATCTATTTTAAATATCGGCTTCTTAACGGCAGAATTAGCTAAATTCTTTATCTTTCCTTTTATGAAAACAATAGAGCATATTAATTTTTGA
- a CDS encoding spore germination protein produces the protein MAETLKKINVNNIKKSLGDPADLIIRSITLNLNDKKLNCSLVFIAGIVNESDIENFIIRPLQRVSPTTQVINLMAVMEKEMIQVKSVAVIQLYKDALKDLLNGKTLILLEDIEDVLVVDTSSWKERSLTEAEGQRVAKGPLIGFNENLATNIAIMRKALKNEQLRLENYTFGSETNTDICVIYLDNIVDKEILAELNNRLAKIETSKILDANYIEEYIRDQFLTPFPLVLTTDRPDVVTGEITDGKIGILIEGSPYALVVPALFLQFLQSPDDYYFVNGGVTRLLRILALAMAIYLPAYYLAFVTYHPGLLPFDLVLSLASQREGKPLPLVVELLLFMFLFQIIIEGALRLPKGLVSVVSIVGTIIIGQSAVEAGLVQPATLLVVSMSYIFSFVAPIITLATAVRTLRYGFIIIAAFLGLYGIILATLALTFHLNHLRSFGVPYFAPLFPFNLKDQKDAIYRFPLDKLSNKHQFQHEEFVRKKKRLIKDRKHDENIRYYYIPFVVCGTFSWQHKS, from the coding sequence ATGGCGGAAACCTTAAAGAAAATAAATGTTAATAATATAAAGAAATCTTTAGGAGATCCAGCTGACTTAATAATACGCTCCATTACATTAAATCTAAACGATAAAAAGCTGAATTGTTCTCTTGTATTTATTGCAGGTATTGTAAATGAAAGTGATATAGAAAATTTCATTATCAGACCTTTACAGCGGGTTTCTCCAACTACACAAGTAATTAACTTAATGGCAGTTATGGAAAAAGAAATGATTCAGGTAAAGTCGGTAGCGGTTATCCAGTTATATAAAGACGCGCTAAAAGACTTACTGAATGGAAAGACTTTGATTTTATTGGAAGACATAGAGGATGTGCTTGTTGTTGACACTTCTAGCTGGAAGGAACGTTCTTTAACGGAAGCAGAGGGACAACGTGTTGCGAAAGGGCCTTTAATTGGCTTTAATGAAAACTTAGCAACAAATATAGCAATCATGAGAAAAGCTCTTAAAAACGAACAGCTGCGATTAGAAAATTATACATTTGGCAGCGAAACGAATACTGATATCTGTGTTATCTATTTAGACAATATCGTCGATAAAGAGATATTGGCCGAATTAAATAATAGATTGGCAAAAATAGAAACGAGTAAGATATTGGATGCGAATTATATAGAAGAATATATACGGGACCAGTTTCTCACGCCGTTTCCGCTAGTGTTGACAACGGACCGGCCTGATGTAGTAACAGGTGAAATTACCGATGGGAAAATTGGCATTCTGATTGAGGGGTCACCGTATGCGTTAGTAGTACCGGCATTATTTCTGCAATTTCTGCAGTCGCCTGATGATTATTATTTTGTTAATGGTGGTGTCACAAGACTGCTTCGAATACTCGCCTTGGCAATGGCTATATATCTGCCAGCATACTACTTGGCATTTGTTACATATCATCCTGGCCTGCTGCCATTTGATTTAGTATTGAGTCTAGCTTCTCAAAGGGAAGGTAAGCCATTGCCCTTAGTGGTGGAATTACTGCTGTTCATGTTTCTGTTTCAAATTATTATTGAAGGAGCATTGCGTTTACCGAAAGGCTTAGTTTCGGTTGTATCAATTGTTGGAACCATAATAATTGGTCAATCTGCTGTTGAAGCTGGCTTAGTACAGCCAGCTACATTACTGGTTGTCAGCATGTCCTATATATTTAGTTTTGTAGCTCCAATAATTACATTGGCTACTGCAGTGCGGACATTAAGGTACGGATTTATCATCATAGCTGCTTTTTTAGGTTTATATGGAATCATTCTTGCTACTTTAGCATTAACTTTTCATTTAAATCATTTGCGTTCATTTGGTGTACCTTATTTTGCTCCACTGTTTCCTTTTAACTTAAAGGATCAGAAGGATGCGATTTATCGTTTTCCATTAGATAAACTTTCTAACAAGCATCAATTTCAGCATGAGGAATTTGTTAGAAAAAAAAAGAGACTAATAAAGGACAGGAAGCATGATGAAAACATTAGGTATTATTATATTCCTTTCGTTGTTTGCGGTACTTTCTCTTGGCAACATAAATCGTAA
- a CDS encoding class I SAM-dependent methyltransferase translates to MEFWESSFIEKQMMWGYEPTDSAILTKDFFLEKNVKDVLIPGIGYGRNAKVFLENEINVTGIEISQTAIDLAKQNGVNCKIFHGSVSDMPYDNKQYDGIFSHALLHLFNREERKKFISDCYNQLKPNGYMVFTTVSKKAPMFGKGKQLAEDYFEIMEGVKMFFYDSASIDEDFKNFGLVEAIEVDEPNKHSENKSSINFLMVKCQKK, encoded by the coding sequence ATGGAATTCTGGGAATCCAGCTTTATTGAAAAACAAATGATGTGGGGATACGAACCGACAGATTCAGCGATTTTAACAAAGGATTTTTTCCTTGAAAAGAATGTAAAGGATGTACTTATACCAGGGATTGGCTATGGTAGGAATGCGAAGGTTTTCCTTGAAAATGAAATCAATGTTACAGGTATTGAGATTTCCCAAACAGCCATTGACTTGGCGAAGCAAAATGGAGTTAATTGCAAAATTTTTCATGGATCTGTTAGTGACATGCCTTATGATAATAAGCAATACGACGGTATATTTTCTCATGCTCTGCTTCACTTGTTTAATAGGGAAGAGAGAAAGAAGTTTATTAGTGATTGCTACAACCAGTTAAAACCGAATGGGTACATGGTCTTTACCACTGTTTCCAAAAAAGCCCCAATGTTTGGTAAGGGTAAACAGTTAGCGGAAGACTATTTCGAAATTATGGAAGGTGTGAAAATGTTTTTTTATGATTCTGCTTCAATAGATGAAGACTTTAAAAACTTTGGATTGGTAGAGGCGATAGAAGTGGATGAACCAAATAAACATAGTGAAAATAAATCATCTATAAATTTTCTCATGGTAAAATGTCAGAAAAAATGA
- a CDS encoding EAL domain-containing protein, with translation MVNLILYLIVCCIICVTLLTLNMYVTTTVTGKKMHEAIYTLFLAILCGFIISIIPYICLLSISVIELSPESLKLTLKNTLYTFLFCFVSFWLMSLIGKIAIKPSRFNTNKKKGVIPYLVLSVVVAAFIVIYIVYLLERVYSIPLYLNNVNVLYTAALLTTSIYNIARIIEHLHIDQLMINRSITYTKSTTFYTVFSISFGSIIYIFIQSLFQVADFSIVMISILSVLILFIITINYIENQLIYQNGMVENQNMKLKINEQQYRSLFQYNPNAIFILDLKGNFKEVNPSVLPLTGYTLSEILQSKITDLVLKEETERLKAFFNEVIKGNSISVETFILTKNKQVVNLNITASQIKIDNSLTGIYVIAQDITEQNQVQEKVNFLAYHDELTGLLNRRGIYKQVDEQINQGTSFATILIDVDMFKDINDHLGHAAGDSLLKLITLRLQKTIKGKGVIGRLGGDEFLICLTEIKNSAEVKRLIKDIQTEMKQPFEIEGGQKDITLSIGISYYPNDGNNCDALIKHADMAMYAAKKAGRNNYSEYEASLEKDMLSKITMYEELKNAIEEQQFELYYQPKHSIKDEKIVGVEALIRWHHPQQGFVSPGDFIPIAEETNLIIPLGNWIIRRALSQFREWGIRFPMDFQLSINISPKQFIAENFIPVLLDSIEEFSVPPEQIDLEITESLAIENTELTREKINLLKGIGFKITMDDFGTGYTSLTYLSKFPLDRIKIDQSFIKDIPSNKNHAAIVQSLVSVAKNLDIKVTAEGVETKQQLQVLQDWDCDEIQGYFYSKPLHSRVFSDYWDKYENKIK, from the coding sequence ATGGTTAATTTAATATTGTATTTAATCGTATGCTGTATTATTTGTGTTACTTTGTTGACTTTAAATATGTATGTAACAACAACAGTTACCGGAAAGAAAATGCATGAAGCAATATATACTTTGTTTTTAGCCATTTTATGCGGCTTTATTATTTCTATTATTCCATACATATGTCTGTTAAGTATAAGCGTGATTGAATTATCACCTGAAAGTTTAAAGCTAACATTGAAAAATACTTTATATACCTTTTTATTCTGTTTTGTGAGTTTTTGGCTCATGAGTTTAATCGGAAAAATTGCCATTAAACCATCTAGATTTAACACAAATAAAAAGAAAGGAGTCATTCCTTATCTAGTATTAAGTGTTGTAGTTGCTGCTTTTATCGTAATTTACATAGTTTATTTATTAGAAAGAGTTTATTCCATTCCTTTGTACTTAAATAATGTAAATGTTCTTTATACAGCTGCACTATTAACTACATCTATTTATAATATTGCGAGAATTATTGAGCATCTTCATATTGACCAATTAATGATTAACAGAAGTATAACTTATACGAAGAGTACTACCTTTTATACGGTATTTAGTATTTCCTTTGGTTCAATCATTTATATCTTTATCCAAAGTCTCTTCCAAGTTGCAGATTTTTCTATCGTTATGATTTCTATTCTCAGCGTGCTTATCTTATTTATCATCACGATTAATTATATTGAAAATCAATTGATCTACCAGAATGGAATGGTAGAGAATCAGAATATGAAACTTAAAATAAATGAACAGCAATATAGATCTTTATTTCAATATAATCCAAATGCAATTTTTATATTAGATTTAAAAGGGAATTTTAAAGAAGTTAATCCGTCCGTTTTACCATTAACGGGGTACACATTAAGTGAAATTCTTCAGTCGAAAATAACCGACCTAGTGTTGAAAGAAGAAACTGAGAGATTAAAAGCATTTTTTAATGAGGTAATTAAAGGGAACAGTATTAGCGTTGAAACCTTTATTCTTACTAAAAATAAGCAAGTAGTAAATCTGAATATAACAGCATCTCAAATCAAAATAGATAATTCTTTAACAGGTATTTATGTTATTGCCCAGGATATAACAGAGCAAAATCAAGTCCAAGAAAAGGTAAACTTCTTAGCTTATCATGATGAGCTTACTGGACTGCTGAATCGGCGCGGTATTTATAAACAAGTAGATGAGCAAATTAATCAGGGCACTAGTTTTGCGACTATTTTAATTGATGTGGATATGTTCAAGGATATTAATGATCATCTCGGTCATGCAGCTGGAGACTCATTACTTAAGCTTATTACATTGAGATTGCAGAAAACCATCAAAGGGAAAGGGGTAATTGGCAGACTTGGTGGAGATGAATTTCTTATCTGCTTAACTGAAATTAAGAACTCAGCAGAAGTTAAAAGATTAATAAAAGACATTCAAACAGAAATGAAGCAGCCTTTTGAAATAGAAGGTGGACAAAAAGACATTACGTTGAGTATCGGTATCTCCTACTATCCAAATGATGGGAATAATTGTGATGCATTAATCAAACATGCGGATATGGCAATGTATGCTGCCAAAAAAGCTGGACGTAATAATTATTCCGAATATGAAGCAAGCTTGGAAAAAGACATGCTTTCTAAAATTACGATGTATGAAGAATTAAAAAATGCTATTGAGGAACAACAATTTGAACTCTATTACCAACCTAAACATAGTATTAAAGATGAAAAAATAGTAGGTGTCGAAGCGCTTATACGCTGGCATCACCCTCAGCAAGGCTTTGTCAGCCCTGGAGACTTTATTCCGATAGCAGAGGAAACAAATTTAATTATTCCGCTAGGGAATTGGATTATTAGAAGAGCATTATCGCAATTTAGAGAATGGGGGATAAGGTTTCCGATGGACTTTCAATTATCAATAAATATTTCACCAAAGCAGTTCATTGCTGAGAATTTTATCCCAGTCTTATTGGATAGTATAGAAGAGTTTTCAGTGCCTCCAGAACAAATAGATTTAGAAATTACGGAGAGCTTAGCGATAGAAAATACAGAATTAACGAGAGAAAAAATTAATCTACTAAAAGGCATTGGCTTTAAAATTACCATGGATGATTTTGGTACTGGATATACGTCATTAACTTATCTATCTAAATTTCCTTTAGATAGAATTAAGATAGATCAATCCTTTATTAAGGATATTCCCAGCAATAAGAACCATGCTGCCATTGTTCAATCTTTAGTGTCGGTTGCTAAAAATCTTGATATCAAAGTAACAGCAGAAGGTGTAGAAACAAAGCAACAATTACAAGTCTTGCAAGATTGGGATTGTGATGAGATTCAAGGGTATTTTTACAGTAAACCATTACATTCGCGAGTATTTAGCGATTATTGGGATAAATATGAAAACAAAATAAAATAG
- a CDS encoding TetR/AcrR family transcriptional regulator, producing the protein MDTKSLIIEIATNLFQQKGYKGVGVNEILKECNLTKGGLYHHFPGGKEELLIACLQSMNKAITEDIEVIFNQYPTTIEATQAMISKLIAVFDQEGTIAGYTFNSIVSEMASLSEPVRNACSSLYTKIQGIYAAKLIDDGFSDVKAKSIALMMTASIEGAMMLCLTEKASEPLKTISSVLPNILKET; encoded by the coding sequence ATGGATACTAAATCGCTGATAATCGAGATCGCGACTAATCTTTTTCAACAGAAAGGCTATAAGGGGGTAGGAGTTAACGAAATACTGAAGGAATGCAATCTTACAAAGGGTGGTCTTTATCACCATTTCCCTGGCGGAAAGGAAGAGCTGCTTATTGCTTGTCTGCAATCGATGAACAAGGCGATAACAGAGGATATTGAAGTAATATTTAATCAATATCCAACAACAATTGAAGCAACACAAGCAATGATTAGTAAATTGATTGCTGTATTTGATCAAGAGGGCACGATTGCCGGCTATACGTTTAACAGTATTGTCAGTGAAATGGCATCATTAAGTGAGCCTGTCCGCAATGCTTGTTCTTCTTTATATACAAAGATTCAAGGCATTTACGCAGCCAAGCTGATAGATGATGGCTTTTCAGACGTAAAGGCTAAGTCGATTGCACTAATGATGACGGCATCAATTGAAGGTGCGATGATGCTTTGCCTAACAGAAAAGGCAAGCGAACCACTAAAAACAATCTCAAGTGTGTTGCCGAATATATTAAAGGAGACTTAG
- a CDS encoding Ger(x)C family spore germination protein, whose amino-acid sequence MMKTLGIIIFLSLFAVLSLGNINRNELNEIALVYAVGIDMESDNYAVSLQVINPQPPISQTDKMPVIVYEAKAKSIGKAIEMVSKKISRQLSPAQVQLIVIGEELAETKGINNVLNYILREPGLSSILDILITKDISAYDVLKVVSFMEDIPGNEIVKALRNTEENWGSHQRVYPTQVKADILSRGKEAIIPTISLYGKEHLAEEKALLESTAPKSYLEFSGLTLLNEDKKVGWLNDNQSRAYYLIKDRLKHSYFSSYCPNDDNKEEFGLTIIHSKTAIHGKITKGKPKFTIKVEVTGDLDELNCDLDISKPAGIKKVEDLMEKQIEEGLKDLLVQSQAMNADFIGFGDVLRIDDKDSWKEIEDSWQSEIYATSTFAIETKVIVRNFGDLNIAN is encoded by the coding sequence ATGATGAAAACATTAGGTATTATTATATTCCTTTCGTTGTTTGCGGTACTTTCTCTTGGCAACATAAATCGTAATGAGTTAAATGAAATAGCGCTCGTCTATGCAGTAGGAATAGACATGGAATCAGATAATTATGCTGTTTCCTTGCAAGTAATCAATCCGCAGCCTCCTATTAGTCAAACAGATAAAATGCCGGTCATTGTATACGAAGCTAAAGCGAAAAGCATAGGAAAAGCAATTGAAATGGTTTCAAAAAAAATTTCCAGACAGTTAAGTCCTGCACAAGTCCAGTTAATTGTAATCGGGGAAGAATTAGCTGAAACGAAAGGTATAAATAATGTGCTCAATTATATATTACGTGAGCCTGGATTATCTTCCATATTAGATATTCTAATTACAAAAGACATAAGTGCCTATGATGTATTGAAAGTGGTTTCATTTATGGAAGATATCCCTGGAAATGAAATTGTAAAAGCTCTTAGAAATACGGAGGAAAACTGGGGCTCACATCAAAGAGTATATCCAACCCAAGTAAAGGCAGACATTCTTTCAAGAGGAAAGGAGGCCATTATTCCTACCATTTCTTTATATGGGAAGGAACATTTAGCCGAAGAAAAAGCCCTCTTAGAATCAACGGCACCAAAATCATATCTAGAATTTTCAGGATTAACGCTTTTAAATGAAGACAAAAAGGTTGGCTGGTTAAATGATAACCAAAGTAGAGCGTATTATTTAATAAAAGATAGGTTAAAACATAGTTATTTCAGCTCTTATTGTCCTAATGATGACAATAAGGAGGAGTTTGGGTTAACCATTATTCACTCCAAAACAGCTATCCATGGAAAGATAACGAAGGGAAAACCGAAATTTACGATTAAAGTAGAGGTAACAGGGGATTTAGACGAATTAAATTGCGATCTGGACATTTCAAAACCAGCAGGAATAAAAAAAGTGGAAGATCTGATGGAAAAACAAATAGAAGAAGGTTTAAAGGACTTACTTGTTCAATCACAAGCCATGAATGCCGACTTTATCGGTTTTGGGGATGTACTTCGTATTGACGATAAGGATAGTTGGAAGGAAATTGAAGATAGTTGGCAAAGTGAAATATATGCCACTTCAACATTTGCTATTGAGACAAAGGTAATCGTCCGGAACTTTGGAGATCTTAATATAGCTAATTAA
- a CDS encoding Cof-type HAD-IIB family hydrolase, with amino-acid sequence MKLIALDLDGTTLNSKKEISNETIQAIRKAQEQGHIVMALTGRSATPVISELAKYDLDLHVGGNNGTEIYANGQLIELTSLPLLQCQKIMLELEKESMPYKVCTNIRTFAHKDWLDRYEKVLASGLVPNEYLDHKDYKMFTTPPHVYGQSFFHNPEEILNNESTVIKFLILGLDPIQKDRLRSQLELIEEIYVASSSPFNLEVTHINGNKGNGLKAMARFFNIPIENTVAIGDEINDIPMFQAAGLAIAMGNAEEEVKKHSDITTLSNDENGVAYAFEKYILND; translated from the coding sequence ATGAAGCTTATTGCACTTGATTTGGACGGTACTACGTTGAATTCAAAAAAAGAAATTAGTAACGAAACGATACAAGCAATCAGAAAAGCACAGGAACAAGGCCATATCGTTATGGCTTTAACAGGCCGATCAGCTACACCGGTTATATCTGAACTTGCTAAATATGATTTAGATTTACATGTTGGTGGAAATAACGGCACGGAAATATATGCTAATGGCCAATTAATAGAACTAACCTCTCTTCCCCTTCTTCAATGTCAAAAAATTATGTTAGAACTAGAAAAAGAATCAATGCCATATAAAGTCTGTACAAATATTCGTACATTTGCCCATAAAGACTGGCTTGATCGATATGAAAAAGTTTTGGCATCTGGTCTTGTCCCAAATGAGTATCTTGATCACAAGGATTACAAAATGTTCACAACACCTCCACATGTTTACGGTCAGTCATTCTTTCATAACCCTGAAGAAATACTAAATAATGAATCTACGGTTATAAAGTTTCTTATCCTAGGACTTGATCCGATTCAAAAAGATCGGTTGAGATCCCAATTAGAGTTAATTGAAGAAATTTATGTAGCCTCTTCTTCGCCATTCAATCTTGAAGTTACACATATTAACGGAAATAAAGGAAATGGCTTAAAAGCAATGGCACGCTTTTTTAATATTCCAATCGAAAATACAGTAGCTATCGGAGATGAAATAAATGATATACCTATGTTTCAGGCAGCTGGGCTGGCGATTGCCATGGGAAATGCCGAAGAAGAAGTAAAAAAGCATAGTGATATTACCACACTATCAAATGATGAAAATGGGGTGGCTTATGCTTTTGAAAAGTATATTTTAAATGATTAA
- a CDS encoding VOC family protein: MRIIVNSIFVQDQDKALTFYTEKLGFVKKEDVPVGEFRWITLVSPEDQDGTELLLEPNNHPAAKEYQQKIYAEGIPATMFGVPDIHKEYLRLLGGGIEFTMEPTVMGEFTIAVFNDTCGNLIQIIEK; the protein is encoded by the coding sequence ATGAGAATTATTGTAAATAGTATCTTTGTCCAGGATCAAGACAAGGCATTAACGTTTTATACAGAAAAGCTTGGTTTTGTAAAAAAGGAGGATGTGCCGGTCGGAGAGTTCAGGTGGATCACCCTTGTGTCACCTGAAGACCAAGATGGTACAGAGTTGTTACTCGAACCCAATAACCATCCAGCGGCAAAAGAGTATCAACAGAAAATATACGCAGAAGGCATTCCTGCCACAATGTTCGGCGTTCCGGATATACATAAAGAGTATCTGCGATTACTTGGCGGTGGCATAGAATTTACTATGGAACCAACAGTAATGGGAGAATTCACAATAGCTGTTTTTAATGATACATGCGGTAACCTTATTCAGATAATAGAGAAGTAA
- a CDS encoding TetR/AcrR family transcriptional regulator, with protein MAKIDRRILKSQEAIKKALIELMSEKKFDDVTIQDISDRANVSRGTIYLHYLDKYDLLEKLIEEHINNLRELCEATADSEYSEANLPWFKYLESHYLFISTMLKSKGAPYFRSQFHEFLIEEFKDEVDTAIAKNKELNEDVLLQFIVTSYAGLVEWWVINDMPISPEEMALQVGILLDRNL; from the coding sequence TTGGCTAAAATAGATAGAAGAATACTGAAATCACAAGAAGCAATAAAAAAAGCTCTTATAGAGTTAATGTCTGAAAAGAAGTTTGATGATGTTACCATCCAAGATATTTCTGACAGAGCAAATGTAAGCAGGGGGACTATTTATCTTCATTACTTAGATAAATATGATTTGCTGGAAAAGCTTATTGAAGAACATATTAATAATCTTCGGGAATTATGTGAAGCCACGGCAGATTCGGAATACAGTGAAGCTAATCTACCTTGGTTTAAATACCTCGAGAGCCATTATTTGTTTATTTCTACTATGCTTAAAAGCAAAGGTGCTCCTTATTTTCGCAGTCAATTTCATGAATTTCTTATAGAAGAATTTAAGGATGAAGTTGATACAGCTATTGCTAAAAATAAGGAATTAAATGAAGATGTTCTGCTTCAATTTATTGTGACATCGTACGCGGGTTTAGTGGAGTGGTGGGTTATAAATGACATGCCAATATCACCAGAGGAAATGGCATTGCAAGTGGGGATCTTATTAGATAGAAATCTTTAA